The Diaminobutyricimonas aerilata nucleotide sequence CATGGCGTCGTTGCGCGCGAGCGAGAGCTGGATGGGCACGAACTGGGTGCGGGGATCCCGTTGGAACGCGATGAAGAACAGCCCGGCGTCGAGCCGGCCCAACTGGTCGTTGCCGTCGACGAAGTTGTAGCCGCGGCGCAGGAGTGTCGCCCCGCCGTTGTGCTCCGGGTGCGCGAGTGACACGTGCGAGGCGGGATCGATGAGTGGGGCGTCGTCACGTCCGGTCACCGAGAAGTCGACCGGGGTGAACTCCTCACCGCCGCTCAACGGAGCTCCGACGCCCTTCGTACGCCCGATCACCCGCTCCTGCTCCCGCAGCGACGTGCGATCCCAGGTCTCGATGGTCATGCGGATGCGACGAGCGACGAGGTAGCTGCCGCCGGTCATCCATGCCGGGCCGTCTCCGTCGTTCACCCACACGTGGCGTTCGACCTGGGTGGTGTCCTCCGCGCGGAGGTTCGCCGTTCCGTCCTTGAACCCGAACAGGTTCCGCGGGGTCGTCTGGGCACGGGTCGTCGACGAGGTGCGGCCGAAGCCGAGCTGCGACCACCGCAGCGTCGCCCGGCCGAAGGCGATGCGCGACAGGTTCCGGATGGCGTGCACCGCGACCTGCGGGTCGTCGCTGCAGGCCTGGATGCACAGGTCGCCGCCGCTGCGGTTCTCCTCGAGGGCGTCGCCGGGGAAGTGGGGAAGCTCCTCGAGTGCGTCGGGTCGACGGCCGGCGAGCCCGAACCGGTCGTCGAAGAGCGTCGGTCCGAAACCGAACGTGATGGTGAGCCCACCGGGCGGCAGGTCGAGCGCCTCTCCCGTATCGTCCGGCGGCGCGTCGTAGGGTCCGCTAGCCGCCCCGTAGGGCCCGGCGCCGAGGCCGGTCGTCATCCGTTCGGCCGCGGTCGTCCAGTCGGCGAGCAGCTCGAGCAGTTCGTCGCGGGTGATGTCGCTCACGTCGAAGGCGGCGAAGTGCAGCCGGTCCTGGGCGGGCGTCACGATGCCGGACTGGTGCAGCCCGCGGAACGGGTAGGTGCGTGCGACGGCTGATCCGTTCCCGAGGGTGGCGGTCGCGGCGTAGGTGGCGCCGCCGCCGAGGGCGGCGCCGGCGACTCCCGCCCCGGCGAGCCCGAACAGCCCGCGCCGGGAGATCCCGCCCGTGGTCACAGCACGAGTGCGGCGGTGATGCCCGACAGCGGTTCGGCGAGCGCGTTCACCTGGTCGGACAGGCCGCGCACCTCGTCGGCGGTCAGCTCGGTGTAGAGACGGAACCCGTCTCCGACGCGCTGCGCGTCGAGGAGTTCCTGCAACGCGGCGAACTCGGTGTCGAGACGCTCGACGAGCTCGGCGTCCTCCTTCGCCAGGATGTCGCGGACGCCCTCGTACAGCACGCGCGCCCCGTCGACGTTGGCCTGGAAGTCCCACAGGTCGGTGTGCGACCAGAACTCCTCCTCGCCGGTGACCTTGCCGGTCGCGACCTCGTCGAGCAGGCCGATCGCGCCGTTGGCCTGCT carries:
- the efeB gene encoding iron uptake transporter deferrochelatase/peroxidase subunit; its protein translation is MTTGGISRRGLFGLAGAGVAGAALGGGATYAATATLGNGSAVARTYPFRGLHQSGIVTPAQDRLHFAAFDVSDITRDELLELLADWTTAAERMTTGLGAGPYGAASGPYDAPPDDTGEALDLPPGGLTITFGFGPTLFDDRFGLAGRRPDALEELPHFPGDALEENRSGGDLCIQACSDDPQVAVHAIRNLSRIAFGRATLRWSQLGFGRTSSTTRAQTTPRNLFGFKDGTANLRAEDTTQVERHVWVNDGDGPAWMTGGSYLVARRIRMTIETWDRTSLREQERVIGRTKGVGAPLSGGEEFTPVDFSVTGRDDAPLIDPASHVSLAHPEHNGGATLLRRGYNFVDGNDQLGRLDAGLFFIAFQRDPRTQFVPIQLSLARNDAMNEYVRHVGSGVFAVPPGSRSGEPVGERLFA